Genomic window (Vitis riparia cultivar Riparia Gloire de Montpellier isolate 1030 chromosome 4, EGFV_Vit.rip_1.0, whole genome shotgun sequence):
GatgaaatgttttatttttgttttggttttgatgTTAATAGACATGTGAAAATGTGAATTTGAGTTGATGAAATGTTTTATATATCTTGGTCGGGGAATGTCGACTcatttgcatgtgaattgcatGGATTATTTTGTTGAGAGAGTATTGGTGCATCCATATTGCTTGTGTGTTTTGCTTGATTGTTGATAGGATTAAAAAAGATAGACAAAGCAATTGAAAATTCAAGGGAGTGTTTAGCATTTGTGAGGGGTACTAtatcaaattgtttttaaaaaactttacaACCCCCGtaaacacccccccccccccccccccccacacacacacacacacccacCACCCAACCAAGTGTTATCCATAGGTGAGATTCATCTTCACAATGATATTGATTTGCAACAAATATTGACAGTGGGATTCTGAACCAGGGCCTACTAAGGTACTACTAGATTAGGTTCCAACAACAGATTTTATGCTCCAACATTCCCTTGATAGTGGGTGTGGGAGGGACAAAAGATGCAAGGGAAAAACTTGGGATGACAGCTTTAGGAACACTAGATAATGTAATCCTTGGTTAGTAAATCTAGCTTATAGTGTTTCCTGATTCCATCATGGCAAACAGAAATTAAAGGccaattatttacaaaatgcTCCAATGCCAGAATGTTTCAATGTTATCTTCATTAAATCAAGgtgaaatttcaaaatgattatTTCACACAAAAAATACACACTAGAAGCAAAATTGTGGATTCAAGAGAAGTAAAAGAGCATTACCTCAAAAGTGTGCTTAGTTGAATTTGGCAATTAAAACTCATGGATAGCGCTATCTTTTCCCCTTATGAATTTCCCACACCACCAGCTCAGTATGCATCCAATCCCAGCTACAAGTAGTTTTACTCAAATTTCATGTCATCATTGTCATCATCTTCAGACCAAAGTGATTTCAAGTGCTTGTCAATACCAAGAAGCAACAACACAATCTCATCCATAAAAACATGAGACATATCTCCAGCAACAAATTCGAAAACCGCACCATCCACTTCAATCAAGCTACACCCTGGAAcctttttcacctttttttcttccattcccTTCCTTACCTTAGCTACATCCTCCCATTGGTTAGCTGAGGCATACATATTTGAAAGAAGGACATGAACACCTCCATGGTCAAGACTCCGCTCCGCCAAGCACTCAACTGTTTCTTTACCTAACTCAACGTCGCCATGAACCCTACAAGCATTGAGTAATGCACCCAATACATAAGAATCTGGCTCCAGGGGCATCTCCCTGACCACCCTCTTAGCATCCTCTAGCATCCCAGCTCTGCCCAAAAGATCTACCAAACAGCCATAGTGCTGGACGACTGGTTCAATTCCATAAATATTTGTCATACTTTTGAAGATTCTCAATCCTTCTTCCACCAATCCAACTCGACTACAAGCACTTAAGAGACATATAAAAGTAACTTCATTTGGACAAACCCCTTCATTCTGCATTCTTGTAAACATCTCAATAGCTGTGGCACTGTGACCATGATTGGCTAAGCCTGAAATTAAAGAAGTAAAAGCAAAGACGTCCCGATCTagcatttcatcaaacacaCGACAAGCTGTTTCTACACAGCCGCACTTTGCATACATGTCTATAAGCGCTGTCCCCAATATTCTATCCAATACCATACGGTTTCTATCCACATATGCATGAATCCACCTTCCCTGATCCAATGCCCCAAGAAAAGCACAAGCAGTGAGTGCACCCACTATTGCCCCATGATTAGGCCGAAATCCAGCAATCTGCATATCATTGAAAAGCTCTAAAGCCTCCCTAAACAACCCAATTTGCGCATACCCAGTGATCATCGCACTCCAAGAAACCGCATTCTTCTcaggcatttcatcaaacagtTGCCTCGCCACCACGACCTGCCCAGACTTGGCATACCCATTTATCACAGCAGTCCACGTAACAACGTCTCGGTGCACACTCCCATCAAACAACCTTCGAGCCGAGTCCATGCAATTACAAGACGCGTACAAATGGAGCAATCCGTTTTGCACGAAATCATAGGCTTCCCAACCCAATCTGACCGCCTGAGCGTGGAGTAGGATCCCGAAAGAGAGGTCAGAGAGCTGAGCACAGgcttgaagaagaaaagagaaagtgtAGTTATTGGGTAAGAAGCCAGTACTAAGCATGTATTTGTAAAGAGAGAGCACAGTGGCGGGTTCCTTTTTGTCGGTGAAAGCTCGTAGCATGGTGTTCCAAATGAAGGAGGTGCGtcgagggagagagagaaagaggaggtAGGCGTGAGAGATGTCGCCTTGGGCGGAGACGGCGCAGAATGAGATGATTCTGCCGGCTGCGAAGGGGTCGAAGAGGGTGCCGGAAACGGTGAGATGGGACTGAATCTGTTTGATGTGAGCCATGGTTACGCATTGGTCTAAGAGGGAGAGAACTCTGCgacttgatttcaaatatttggAGCCAACAGAAGCCAACATCTACCACCGATGACATATCATCCCAACTTTTCAACTACTTATTTCCTCCGCTGTGCACAGCTTCACAAATAATTCCTCACCATTTCTATAcggttatttgatta
Coding sequences:
- the LOC117912061 gene encoding pentatricopeptide repeat-containing protein At5g66520-like — protein: MLASVGSKYLKSSRRVLSLLDQCVTMAHIKQIQSHLTVSGTLFDPFAAGRIISFCAVSAQGDISHAYLLFLSLPRRTSFIWNTMLRAFTDKKEPATVLSLYKYMLSTGFLPNNYTFSFLLQACAQLSDLSFGILLHAQAVRLGWEAYDFVQNGLLHLYASCNCMDSARRLFDGSVHRDVVTWTAVINGYAKSGQVVVARQLFDEMPEKNAVSWSAMITGYAQIGLFREALELFNDMQIAGFRPNHGAIVGALTACAFLGALDQGRWIHAYVDRNRMVLDRILGTALIDMYAKCGCVETACRVFDEMLDRDVFAFTSLISGLANHGHSATAIEMFTRMQNEGVCPNEVTFICLLSACSRVGLVEEGLRIFKSMTNIYGIEPVVQHYGCLVDLLGRAGMLEDAKRVVREMPLEPDSYVLGALLNACRVHGDVELGKETVECLAERSLDHGGVHVLLSNMYASANQWEDVAKVRKGMEEKKVKKVPGCSLIEVDGAVFEFVAGDMSHVFMDEIVLLLLGIDKHLKSLWSEDDDNDDMKFE